One window of Dechloromonas sp. ZY10 genomic DNA carries:
- the mraZ gene encoding division/cell wall cluster transcriptional repressor MraZ, which yields MFEGATALSLDAKGRLAIPARHRDALVAAGEGSLVLTAHPHRCLLLYPAPAWQPIRDQILKASSLDPRAAAIKRVMVGNARTEEPDSAGRLLVAAELREYAQLEKTVYLVGMGSHFEIWSEAGWKQQNDLAAEALSGELPAGLMDLVL from the coding sequence ATGTTTGAGGGAGCTACGGCGCTCAGTCTGGATGCCAAGGGGCGGCTTGCCATACCGGCAAGGCACCGTGACGCCCTGGTTGCGGCCGGCGAGGGCTCCCTGGTGCTGACCGCGCATCCTCATCGCTGCCTGCTTCTCTACCCGGCGCCGGCCTGGCAGCCGATCCGGGATCAGATTCTCAAGGCATCCAGCCTGGATCCTCGGGCGGCGGCAATCAAACGGGTGATGGTTGGTAACGCGCGTACCGAAGAGCCGGATTCGGCAGGTCGCCTGCTGGTTGCTGCGGAGTTGCGCGAGTATGCGCAACTGGAAAAAACGGTCTATCTGGTTGGTATGGGCAGTCATTTCGAAATTTGGAGCGAGGCCGGCTGGAAACAGCAAAACGACCTTGCGGCCGAGGCCTTGAGCGGCGAGCTGCCGGCAGGGTTGATGGATCTGGTGTTGTGA
- a CDS encoding NapC/NirT family cytochrome c: MNLEKCMPGWLKRIGLTSALLLFVAGIVFWGGFNWALEATNKESFCISCHEMEENVFKEYQNTIHYTNRTGVRATCPDCHVPKEWGPKMIRKIQASNEVWHKLLGSVDTPEKFNAKRGQLAQNEWNRMKKNDSQECRNCHNYSYMDYTEQGPRASRTHPKAFDEGKTCIDCHKGIAHQLPRLDQHIGKQNEGAPELSHGEKPAEAADKK; encoded by the coding sequence ATGAATCTCGAAAAATGCATGCCCGGCTGGTTGAAGCGCATCGGCCTGACCTCGGCCCTGCTGCTCTTCGTTGCTGGTATTGTTTTCTGGGGGGGCTTCAACTGGGCGCTCGAAGCGACCAACAAGGAGTCGTTCTGTATCTCTTGTCATGAGATGGAAGAGAATGTGTTCAAGGAATATCAGAACACCATTCACTACACCAACCGGACCGGTGTTCGCGCCACCTGCCCGGATTGCCATGTGCCGAAGGAGTGGGGCCCGAAGATGATCCGCAAGATCCAGGCTTCGAACGAGGTCTGGCACAAGCTGCTGGGTAGTGTCGATACGCCCGAGAAGTTCAACGCCAAGCGCGGTCAGCTCGCCCAGAACGAGTGGAACCGGATGAAGAAGAATGACTCGCAGGAGTGCCGCAACTGCCACAATTATTCCTACATGGATTACACCGAGCAGGGGCCGCGCGCATCGCGTACTCATCCCAAGGCGTTCGACGAAGGCAAGACCTGTATCGACTGCCACAAGGGGATTGCTCACCAGTTGCCGCGTCTGGATCAGCATATCGGCAAGCAGAATGAAGGCGCGCCTGAGTTGTCGCACGGCGAAAAGCCGGCTGAGGCAGCCGACAAGAAGTAA
- the ftsL gene encoding cell division protein FtsL, with amino-acid sequence MVRLNMLLLLLVVICALGVITSQHRARKLFQALEGEQERARQLDVEYGQLQLELSTWATHPRIEQIARERLHMLVPDPVGRPLAPRTAQPKGREGGR; translated from the coding sequence ATGGTGCGCCTGAATATGCTCCTTCTTTTGCTTGTAGTGATTTGCGCGCTTGGCGTAATCACCTCGCAGCATCGGGCGCGCAAGCTCTTTCAGGCCCTTGAAGGAGAGCAGGAGCGGGCGCGGCAACTCGATGTCGAGTACGGTCAGTTGCAGCTTGAACTGTCGACGTGGGCGACCCATCCGCGGATCGAGCAGATTGCCCGCGAACGCTTGCATATGCTGGTCCCTGATCCGGTCGGGCGGCCGCTGGCGCCACGCACCGCACAGCCCAAGGGGCGGGAGGGCGGGCGATGA
- a CDS encoding HU family DNA-binding protein: MNKSELVEVAAKEAGITKAAAEKALSAILGAVVDAVAKGDSVTLVGFGTFKSAKRAARTGKNPKTGAALKIPETVVPKFSPGSGFKAAVAPKKPAAKKK, translated from the coding sequence ATGAACAAATCCGAGCTGGTCGAAGTTGCTGCAAAAGAAGCTGGTATCACCAAGGCAGCTGCCGAAAAAGCACTGTCCGCCATTCTCGGTGCGGTAGTCGATGCCGTGGCCAAGGGCGATTCCGTCACCCTGGTCGGTTTCGGTACCTTCAAGTCGGCCAAGCGCGCTGCGCGTACCGGCAAGAATCCGAAGACGGGCGCTGCATTGAAAATCCCCGAGACCGTGGTCCCCAAGTTTTCCCCGGGCAGCGGCTTCAAGGCGGCAGTGGCGCCGAAAAAGCCCGCTGCAAAGAAAAAGTAA
- the murF gene encoding UDP-N-acetylmuramoyl-tripeptide--D-alanyl-D-alanine ligase, which translates to MIEWMLARVAEAVGGRLLGDDVMVHGVSSDTRAIAPGQLFVALRGERFDAHDFIVQALADGAAAALVADPSGLPQGVAAVLVDDTRLALGRLAAAWRQEFALPVIAVTGSNGKTTTKEMIAAILQAQFGDAVLATRGNLNNDIGLPLTLLGLGAAHRAAVIEMGMNHPGEIAYLTRIGCPTVALVNNAQRAHLEGMGDLDEVAREKGSIFEGLGVDGIAVINADDAYADYWLAAQHAAGHRVRTFGLDRPADVQVAARAHGLAMVLELSAPEGAAQITLRAPGRHNARNAAAAAAACLAAGIPLAAVVAGLNAFAGVAGRLQQRTGRQGAAILDDTYNANPDSVRAGIDVLASTIGHKILILGDMGEIGEASGQYHDEIGGYAKSQGIDRLYALGEASKQAVRNFGEGARHFADPDKLIATVDKELGPETTVLIKGSRFMRMERVANALATDTVAGKETH; encoded by the coding sequence ATGATCGAATGGATGCTGGCACGAGTCGCCGAGGCCGTTGGCGGGCGTTTGCTCGGCGACGATGTGATGGTGCATGGCGTGTCTTCGGATACGCGGGCAATCGCTCCGGGGCAGTTGTTCGTTGCGCTGCGGGGCGAGCGCTTCGATGCTCACGATTTCATTGTCCAGGCGCTAGCGGACGGAGCGGCTGCTGCCCTGGTAGCCGATCCATCTGGCTTGCCGCAAGGGGTGGCGGCAGTGCTGGTCGACGATACCCGGCTGGCGCTCGGCCGGCTGGCGGCCGCCTGGCGGCAGGAATTCGCGCTGCCAGTGATCGCAGTAACCGGCTCGAACGGCAAAACGACCACCAAGGAAATGATCGCGGCTATTCTGCAGGCGCAATTCGGCGACGCCGTGCTGGCCACTCGCGGTAACCTCAACAACGATATCGGCCTGCCACTGACCTTGCTCGGTCTGGGGGCCGCTCATCGGGCCGCAGTGATCGAGATGGGGATGAACCACCCGGGTGAAATCGCCTACCTGACGCGGATTGGATGTCCGACGGTTGCCTTGGTGAATAACGCGCAGCGCGCTCATCTGGAAGGGATGGGTGATCTCGACGAAGTGGCACGCGAAAAAGGCAGCATTTTCGAGGGGCTGGGCGTGGATGGCATTGCGGTGATTAATGCCGACGATGCCTACGCCGATTACTGGCTGGCTGCGCAGCACGCAGCTGGGCATCGGGTGCGGACTTTTGGCCTGGATCGGCCGGCCGACGTGCAAGTTGCCGCCCGCGCCCATGGCTTGGCGATGGTGCTTGAACTGTCGGCGCCGGAAGGTGCAGCACAGATTACATTGCGGGCGCCGGGGCGCCATAACGCACGCAATGCCGCTGCCGCCGCCGCAGCCTGTCTGGCCGCCGGGATTCCGCTGGCGGCTGTGGTCGCCGGGCTGAATGCCTTTGCTGGCGTGGCCGGGCGCTTGCAACAGCGGACCGGGCGGCAGGGGGCGGCGATTCTCGACGATACCTACAATGCCAACCCGGATTCGGTGCGGGCCGGTATTGATGTCCTGGCTTCGACCATCGGCCACAAGATCCTGATCCTGGGCGACATGGGCGAAATTGGCGAGGCCAGTGGCCAGTACCACGACGAAATCGGTGGCTACGCCAAAAGCCAGGGCATCGACCGTCTTTACGCGCTGGGTGAGGCCAGCAAGCAGGCCGTGCGCAACTTCGGTGAGGGGGCACGGCATTTCGCGGACCCCGACAAGCTGATTGCCACGGTCGACAAGGAATTGGGCCCGGAAACCACGGTTCTGATCAAGGGCTCGCGCTTCATGCGGATGGAGCGCGTAGCCAATGCCCTGGCCACCGATACGGTGGCGGGAAAGGAAACACACTGA
- a CDS encoding DsbC family protein yields the protein MLQKLLSLVLCAATVLPVHADEAEIRKTIEAKFGGKVESVAKSGYLGLYEVFAEGSIFYTDDKASAIIAGGQLIDTKTMKNVTDERMRKLTAIRFSDLPLERAIKQVRGDGKRVLATFEDPNCGYCKRLARDLLKLDNVTVYTFLYPILSEDSVKKSRQIWCAADRSKAWNDWMVEGKAPSGRDDCDTAAIAKNQEFGRKLNISGTPTMFFADGERVPGAMPLARIEQKLTQTR from the coding sequence ATGCTGCAGAAATTGTTGTCGTTGGTCTTGTGTGCTGCCACCGTTTTGCCGGTGCATGCGGACGAGGCTGAAATCCGCAAGACCATCGAAGCCAAGTTCGGCGGCAAGGTCGAGAGCGTTGCGAAGTCCGGTTACCTGGGGCTCTATGAGGTATTTGCCGAAGGCAGCATTTTCTACACTGACGACAAGGCGAGCGCGATCATCGCCGGTGGTCAGTTGATTGACACCAAGACGATGAAAAACGTGACTGACGAGCGGATGCGCAAGCTGACTGCGATCCGTTTTTCCGATCTGCCGCTGGAGCGAGCAATCAAGCAGGTGCGAGGAGATGGGAAGAGGGTTCTGGCGACCTTTGAAGATCCTAATTGTGGCTACTGCAAACGCCTCGCCCGCGATTTGCTGAAGCTGGACAATGTCACGGTCTACACCTTCTTGTATCCGATCTTGTCGGAGGACTCGGTGAAGAAGTCGCGTCAGATCTGGTGTGCTGCAGATCGCTCGAAAGCCTGGAATGATTGGATGGTCGAAGGCAAGGCCCCGAGCGGTCGTGACGACTGCGATACTGCGGCCATTGCCAAGAATCAGGAGTTTGGACGCAAGCTCAATATCAGCGGTACTCCGACGATGTTCTTCGCCGATGGCGAACGGGTTCCCGGAGCAATGCCGTTGGCACGGATTGAGCAGAAGCTGACGCAGACCCGGTAA
- the mraY gene encoding phospho-N-acetylmuramoyl-pentapeptide-transferase → MLLALAQWLAQDVRLFNVFNYITLRTVLAAMTALLISFVAGPRVIRWLAAKKIGQAVRTDGPQTHLVKSGTPTMGGVLILIAIGVTTLLWGDLSNKYVWTVLVVTLGYGIVGWYDDWKKVVYRNPAGLSAKWKYFWQSVLGIGAALFLAYSAKSPAQTELIVPFFKSVAYPLGVVGFIVLTYFVIVGTSNAVNLTDGLDGLAIMPTVMIAGAFAIFAYVTGHAVYAKYLLIPYVPGAGELCILLGAIAGAGLGFLWFNAYPAEVFMGDVGALALGAALGTVAVIIRQEIVLVIMGGVFVVETLSVMLQVSWFKYTKKKYGEGRRILRMAPLHHHFEQTGWKETQVVVRFWIITIMLVLVGLSTLKLR, encoded by the coding sequence ATGCTGCTCGCGCTGGCCCAATGGCTTGCCCAGGACGTTCGCCTGTTCAACGTCTTTAACTACATCACCTTGCGCACCGTGCTGGCCGCAATGACGGCCCTGCTGATTTCATTTGTCGCCGGTCCGCGCGTGATCCGCTGGCTGGCGGCCAAGAAAATCGGTCAGGCAGTGCGCACCGACGGTCCGCAAACGCACCTGGTCAAGTCCGGCACGCCAACCATGGGCGGCGTGCTGATCCTGATTGCGATCGGTGTCACCACCCTGCTGTGGGGCGATTTGAGCAACAAGTACGTGTGGACCGTGTTGGTCGTCACTCTCGGTTACGGCATCGTCGGCTGGTACGACGACTGGAAGAAGGTGGTCTATCGCAACCCGGCCGGCCTCTCGGCCAAGTGGAAGTATTTCTGGCAGTCGGTGCTGGGCATCGGCGCCGCGCTGTTCCTCGCCTATTCGGCCAAGTCGCCGGCGCAGACCGAACTGATCGTCCCCTTCTTCAAGAGCGTGGCCTATCCGCTGGGCGTGGTCGGCTTCATCGTGCTGACTTATTTCGTGATTGTCGGTACCAGCAACGCGGTCAACCTGACCGACGGTCTCGACGGTCTGGCAATCATGCCGACGGTGATGATCGCCGGTGCCTTTGCGATTTTTGCCTACGTCACCGGCCACGCGGTGTACGCCAAGTACCTGCTGATTCCCTACGTGCCGGGGGCTGGCGAGTTGTGCATCCTGCTCGGCGCGATCGCCGGGGCCGGGCTGGGTTTCCTGTGGTTCAACGCCTATCCGGCAGAAGTCTTCATGGGCGACGTCGGCGCGCTGGCGCTCGGCGCAGCCCTGGGGACCGTCGCCGTGATCATTCGCCAGGAAATCGTGCTGGTGATCATGGGCGGGGTCTTCGTGGTCGAAACCCTGTCGGTGATGCTGCAGGTCAGTTGGTTCAAATACACCAAGAAAAAATACGGCGAGGGCCGGCGCATCCTGCGCATGGCACCGCTGCACCACCATTTCGAGCAGACCGGCTGGAAGGAAACCCAGGTCGTCGTGCGCTTCTGGATCATCACCATCATGCTGGTGCTGGTCGGCTTGTCTACCTTGAAGCTGCGCTGA
- a CDS encoding peptidoglycan D,D-transpeptidase FtsI family protein, whose amino-acid sequence MTPKRRGHRFTESPLLELALQGWRSRMVGLLLMGAFLVLVARGFYLQVINNDFLQEKGDSRYLRDIEVSASRGKITDRNGDLLAVSTPMKSVWAIPADARAMTQPQKQQLAGLLEMNVREVDSRLASDKTFVFVKRQVPPETADRVAALKLPGVHQEKEYRRYYPTADMTAHIVGFTGVDDKGLEGVELAFQNALLGRPGSRTVIRDRRGNIVEDVGAMRPPLDGKEIRLALDSKIQYIAYSQLKTAIAEHKAKAGGVVVIDTRSGEILALANWPTYNPNNRQNLSGAQLRNRAVTDTFEPGSTMKPFTAALALEKGKFRYDTVINCAPGKMTIGTATISDSHPHGALTVAQVIQKSSNIGASKMALSFPPKEMWEMFDALGFGQLPQLGFPGEVTGRLRPWKNWRPIEQATMSYGHGISTSLIQMARAYTVFARDGDLIPLSLLRTNEPRVHGAQVFSAQTAREVRAMLELAAGPEGTAPKARVPGYRIGGKTGTAHKLEAGNYANKYVASFVGIGPISDPRLVVAVMIDEPSAGRHYGGDVAGPVFSQVMGASLRTLGVVPDAPVQQMADAGVRAGAL is encoded by the coding sequence ATGACGCCCAAGCGGCGCGGTCACCGGTTCACCGAGAGCCCATTGCTCGAGCTGGCTTTGCAGGGCTGGCGTTCGCGGATGGTTGGCCTCCTGTTGATGGGGGCTTTTCTTGTTTTGGTGGCGCGTGGATTTTATCTGCAGGTAATCAACAACGATTTCCTGCAGGAAAAGGGAGATTCACGTTATCTGCGTGATATTGAAGTCTCGGCCTCCCGCGGCAAGATCACTGATCGCAACGGCGATCTGCTGGCGGTATCGACGCCGATGAAGTCGGTCTGGGCAATTCCTGCTGATGCCCGGGCGATGACGCAGCCGCAGAAACAGCAGCTGGCCGGGTTGCTCGAAATGAATGTGCGCGAGGTCGATTCACGCCTCGCCTCTGACAAGACTTTTGTTTTCGTCAAGCGCCAGGTGCCGCCCGAGACGGCCGACCGGGTGGCGGCGCTGAAGTTGCCGGGAGTGCATCAGGAGAAAGAGTATCGTCGTTATTACCCGACGGCCGACATGACTGCGCATATCGTCGGCTTTACCGGCGTGGACGACAAAGGTCTGGAAGGTGTTGAACTGGCCTTCCAGAACGCCTTGTTGGGACGTCCGGGGAGCCGTACCGTGATTCGCGACCGGCGCGGCAATATCGTCGAGGATGTCGGGGCGATGCGGCCGCCGCTGGACGGCAAGGAAATTCGCCTGGCGCTCGACTCGAAGATCCAGTACATCGCCTATAGCCAATTGAAGACTGCGATTGCCGAGCACAAGGCAAAAGCCGGGGGCGTGGTGGTGATTGATACCCGCAGCGGTGAAATTCTCGCGCTGGCCAACTGGCCGACCTACAACCCCAACAATCGGCAGAATCTCTCCGGAGCCCAGTTGCGCAACCGGGCCGTGACCGACACATTCGAGCCGGGGTCGACGATGAAGCCGTTTACGGCTGCGCTGGCGTTGGAAAAGGGCAAGTTCCGTTACGACACGGTGATCAATTGCGCACCGGGTAAAATGACCATCGGCACGGCAACGATTTCGGATTCTCATCCGCACGGGGCGTTGACCGTGGCACAGGTGATTCAGAAGTCATCGAACATTGGTGCCAGCAAAATGGCTCTCTCTTTCCCGCCCAAGGAAATGTGGGAAATGTTCGATGCGCTCGGCTTCGGCCAGCTGCCGCAATTAGGCTTCCCCGGCGAGGTGACCGGCCGTTTGCGCCCCTGGAAAAATTGGCGGCCGATCGAGCAGGCAACGATGTCCTACGGGCACGGCATCTCGACCAGCCTGATCCAGATGGCGCGGGCTTATACCGTGTTTGCCCGCGATGGCGATCTGATTCCGCTGTCGCTGCTGCGCACCAATGAGCCACGGGTGCATGGCGCTCAGGTGTTTTCGGCGCAGACTGCGCGTGAAGTACGGGCCATGCTCGAATTGGCGGCCGGGCCCGAGGGGACTGCGCCCAAGGCACGGGTTCCCGGCTACCGGATCGGTGGCAAGACCGGCACGGCGCATAAGCTGGAGGCCGGAAATTATGCCAATAAATACGTTGCCTCCTTTGTCGGGATCGGGCCGATATCCGATCCTCGGCTGGTTGTTGCGGTCATGATTGATGAGCCTTCGGCTGGTCGCCACTACGGTGGCGACGTAGCCGGGCCGGTTTTTTCGCAGGTGATGGGTGCTTCGTTGCGTACGCTGGGCGTGGTTCCCGATGCCCCGGTGCAGCAGATGGCCGACGCCGGCGTCAGGGCGGGGGCCTTGTAA
- the rsmH gene encoding 16S rRNA (cytosine(1402)-N(4))-methyltransferase RsmH, translating into MTEFAHVTVLLEEAVTALAVRPDGVYIDATFGRGGHSRRILAALGPRGRLIALDRDPLAIAAGQTLADPRFTLVHRAFGELALAAAEAGVGAVDGILFDVGVSSPQIDDGSRGFSFRHDAPLDMRMDTTQGETAAEWLARAEIREITEVIRNYGEERFAFQIAKKVVAARLEQPIVTTGQFAAIVREAVRTREPGQDPATRSFQALRIHTNQELRQLEVALPQALSLLNPGGRLAVISFHSLEDRIVKNFMRQQSTADALPKNLPLRADQLPAAKMRLIGKAIKASAAEVAANPRSRSAVMRVAEKV; encoded by the coding sequence ATGACGGAATTTGCCCACGTCACCGTGTTGCTTGAAGAGGCGGTGACTGCTCTCGCAGTCAGGCCGGATGGGGTCTATATCGACGCGACCTTTGGGCGCGGTGGTCACAGCAGGCGGATTCTGGCTGCACTTGGGCCGCGCGGGCGTTTGATTGCGCTGGATCGTGATCCCCTCGCGATTGCGGCTGGGCAGACTCTTGCCGATCCGCGCTTTACGCTGGTGCACCGCGCTTTCGGGGAGCTTGCCTTGGCGGCAGCCGAGGCTGGCGTCGGCGCGGTCGATGGAATTTTGTTCGATGTCGGTGTTTCGTCGCCGCAGATCGACGATGGCAGTCGGGGCTTCAGCTTCCGGCACGATGCGCCGCTGGACATGCGCATGGATACAACGCAGGGCGAAACCGCTGCTGAATGGCTGGCGCGGGCTGAGATCAGGGAAATCACGGAGGTTATCAGGAATTATGGCGAAGAACGGTTTGCTTTCCAGATTGCAAAGAAGGTTGTGGCTGCTCGGCTCGAACAGCCAATTGTCACTACAGGCCAGTTCGCGGCCATCGTACGCGAGGCCGTGCGCACCCGTGAGCCAGGGCAGGACCCGGCGACGCGCAGCTTTCAAGCTTTACGGATTCACACCAATCAGGAGCTCCGCCAGCTGGAGGTAGCCTTGCCGCAGGCGCTCTCGTTGCTTAACCCGGGTGGGCGCCTGGCGGTGATTTCCTTTCATTCGCTGGAAGACCGGATCGTCAAGAATTTCATGCGCCAGCAGTCGACTGCGGATGCCCTGCCGAAAAATCTGCCGTTGCGGGCTGATCAGCTGCCGGCTGCGAAGATGCGCCTGATCGGCAAGGCAATCAAGGCCAGCGCGGCCGAGGTGGCGGCCAATCCGCGCTCGCGCAGTGCGGTGATGCGGGTGGCGGAGAAGGTCTGA
- a CDS encoding UbiH/UbiF family hydroxylase yields MQHFDLVIVGGGLAGASLAAALRDSRLKIALVEGMPPRRPEGWDARVYAVSPANAEFLERIGVWKHLEASRMEPIRAMEVRGDQGARLQFSSFAAGVPELGWILESSLVSCELWENVKRQANIELFSPARPTALEIRHDAACLFLEDGRALSGRLLVAADGRDSWVRETAGLSARNSHYREKGVVANFACTKPHRGVAWQWFGQDEVLAYLPLPGQRMSMVWSLPDARADALCALAPADLAERVAAAGGGVFGALETITPAAAFPLRLMRVPQTVAPRLALVGDAAHGIHPLSGHGINLGFQDAAELAALLGRAQPWQDIGDMHFLERYQRARREETVLLQGATDALRRLFRVEAPPVAWLRNAGLGLTERLPVLKNALIRYALGRI; encoded by the coding sequence ATGCAGCACTTTGATCTTGTAATCGTTGGCGGTGGCTTGGCCGGCGCCAGTCTCGCGGCCGCCCTGCGCGATTCCCGTCTGAAAATTGCCCTGGTTGAGGGAATGCCTCCGCGCCGGCCAGAAGGCTGGGACGCCCGGGTGTATGCAGTGAGTCCGGCTAATGCCGAGTTTCTGGAACGGATCGGTGTCTGGAAGCATCTGGAGGCAAGCCGGATGGAGCCGATTCGTGCCATGGAGGTACGTGGCGATCAAGGAGCTCGCCTGCAATTCTCATCTTTCGCGGCCGGTGTGCCGGAGTTGGGCTGGATTCTTGAGTCTTCTCTGGTCAGTTGTGAGTTGTGGGAAAACGTCAAGCGGCAGGCGAATATCGAATTGTTTTCACCGGCCCGGCCAACTGCGTTGGAAATTCGTCACGACGCTGCCTGCTTGTTTCTTGAAGATGGCCGGGCGCTATCCGGACGCTTGCTGGTCGCAGCCGATGGCCGCGATTCGTGGGTTCGCGAGACGGCCGGTTTGTCCGCTCGGAACAGCCATTACCGTGAAAAGGGCGTGGTTGCCAATTTTGCGTGCACCAAACCACATCGTGGCGTCGCCTGGCAATGGTTCGGGCAGGATGAAGTCCTGGCTTATCTGCCGCTGCCTGGGCAGCGGATGTCGATGGTCTGGTCTTTGCCTGATGCACGGGCTGATGCGTTGTGTGCTCTGGCTCCGGCTGACCTGGCTGAACGTGTGGCAGCGGCTGGAGGCGGTGTGTTCGGGGCGCTGGAAACGATCACCCCGGCTGCGGCCTTTCCGCTGCGCCTGATGCGGGTGCCGCAAACCGTAGCTCCGCGTCTGGCCTTGGTTGGCGATGCGGCGCATGGCATTCATCCCTTGTCCGGGCATGGAATCAACCTGGGCTTCCAGGATGCTGCCGAGTTGGCGGCTCTGCTGGGCAGGGCTCAGCCGTGGCAGGATATTGGGGATATGCACTTTCTTGAACGCTACCAACGGGCTCGGCGTGAGGAAACCGTGTTGCTGCAGGGGGCTACCGATGCCTTGCGGCGCTTATTCCGGGTCGAGGCGCCGCCGGTTGCCTGGTTGCGTAATGCTGGCTTAGGGCTGACGGAACGCCTGCCGGTGCTCAAGAATGCCTTGATTCGTTATGCTCTTGGACGCATCTGA
- a CDS encoding UDP-N-acetylmuramoyl-L-alanyl-D-glutamate--2,6-diaminopimelate ligase — translation MIIQNLLAQLAALGVNPTGVADDSRQVRPGDLFLAYPGALTDGRRFIADAVARGALAVLWQPGGDFAWNPALTVKAIPVEGLRALAGPLAHAVYGHPSEGLSLIAITGTNGKTTVSQCLARAYAKPCAVIGTLGVGFPGELQDTGFTTPEATTLMRCLAEFRTARAAACALEASSIGIEEGRMSGARLDVAVFTNFTRDHLDYHGTMAAYAAAKKKLFAWPRLRTAVVNLDDEIGRQIARETSATRLLGYAIDYQERDLQVLVRAESLNETPLGQEFTLVLPNGRAPVVTGLLGKYNVANLLAVAAVLYDAGLAAGEIARRLGELTPPPGRMQRLGGSNEPLVVVDYAHTPDALENALQALRPVAQARAGRLAVVFGCGGDRDRGKRPQMGALAERLADRVLLTSDNPRSEDPAAIIGEIAAGMVHAESETDRHQAILRAVAEAGPADVILLAGKGHEDYQECAGVRQHFSDLEEAAAALAQRRAMEATA, via the coding sequence GTGATCATACAAAACCTCCTCGCCCAACTCGCCGCACTCGGCGTGAATCCGACTGGCGTGGCCGATGACAGCCGCCAGGTGCGGCCGGGCGATCTGTTTCTTGCCTATCCGGGGGCTTTGACCGATGGTCGTCGTTTCATCGCCGATGCCGTGGCGCGGGGAGCACTGGCCGTTCTTTGGCAACCCGGCGGGGATTTTGCCTGGAATCCGGCGTTGACCGTAAAAGCGATTCCGGTTGAGGGCTTGCGTGCGCTTGCGGGGCCTCTGGCGCATGCAGTCTATGGCCATCCTTCGGAAGGATTGTCGCTGATTGCGATTACCGGAACCAATGGCAAAACCACGGTCAGCCAGTGTCTGGCGCGTGCTTATGCCAAGCCCTGTGCCGTGATCGGCACCCTCGGCGTCGGTTTTCCCGGCGAACTGCAGGACACCGGATTCACCACGCCCGAGGCGACAACCCTGATGCGCTGCCTGGCTGAGTTCAGAACTGCCCGGGCGGCAGCCTGTGCACTGGAGGCGAGCTCGATCGGCATCGAGGAAGGGCGGATGAGCGGGGCGCGCCTGGATGTCGCGGTGTTTACCAACTTTACCCGCGATCACCTCGACTATCACGGGACCATGGCCGCTTATGCGGCAGCCAAGAAAAAGTTGTTTGCCTGGCCCCGGCTGCGCACGGCCGTGGTCAATCTCGATGACGAGATCGGGCGGCAGATTGCCCGCGAGACCTCGGCCACTCGTCTGCTTGGCTATGCAATTGACTATCAGGAGCGCGATCTTCAGGTTCTGGTTCGTGCCGAAAGCCTGAATGAAACCCCGCTCGGCCAGGAATTCACTCTGGTGCTGCCGAACGGGCGGGCGCCAGTGGTCACGGGCCTGCTTGGCAAGTACAACGTAGCCAATCTGCTGGCGGTGGCAGCAGTCCTCTACGATGCGGGGCTGGCAGCCGGCGAAATCGCCCGCCGTCTGGGAGAGCTGACGCCGCCGCCCGGGCGGATGCAGCGCCTGGGCGGTAGCAACGAGCCATTGGTGGTGGTCGATTATGCACATACCCCGGATGCGCTCGAAAACGCCTTGCAGGCCCTGCGCCCTGTTGCGCAAGCGCGGGCAGGCCGGTTGGCGGTGGTTTTTGGCTGCGGCGGTGATCGTGACCGGGGCAAGCGACCGCAAATGGGGGCGCTTGCCGAGCGGTTGGCCGACCGCGTGCTGCTGACCAGCGACAATCCGCGTAGCGAGGACCCGGCCGCGATCATTGGTGAAATTGCTGCGGGCATGGTGCATGCCGAGAGCGAGACAGATCGGCATCAGGCAATCTTGCGGGCGGTAGCCGAGGCTGGTCCGGCCGATGTGATTTTGCTGGCAGGCAAAGGGCATGAGGATTATCAGGAGTGTGCCGGAGTGCGTCAGCATTTTTCCGATCTTGAAGAGGCTGCGGCAGCACTGGCGCAACGGCGGGCAATGGAGGCGACGGCATGA